One stretch of Pomacea canaliculata isolate SZHN2017 linkage group LG1, ASM307304v1, whole genome shotgun sequence DNA includes these proteins:
- the LOC112571013 gene encoding nephrocystin-3-like isoform X2: MGAGGSFMRSQDDDDILGSDLEGNGHGVIKRIPIEMKPRGKLGLRSVGSLGRKPKGGSLRSALSVDLENPEVERIKKDFEMYRLNKENDIANMQKKEQKLEMENKRLRAELLALQKTCTRMRAERDAALEAEQEAVARAAAFESDRDKVQRQFKLFRETKESEIQNLLRAKREIESRLSKLMHGLAEDADTASRSGLVDLGNANPGDWWTVLESEPSLGSTAQLHQPAFLRGPEFVSTLMEMEGPFTNVTKEDWCAALANMVHIIPSIPQYAISSTLRIYIASTKDLATEVDLLLNEHLVKLRSLCINEGRDLVIVYLSCPPDKLSPCQEDLMQKMRRQQIELASLFVCLLGATSHRFLNFEVKLGHLDNPGKKPAVFCLLDNKRASLSECQELRVKIRESGNAKIVTGVSLAAKTMELTANEVEKVIKAELGMEGREVNGSDDVGMAEYMEGGVVFGGGVWDPHEDYQQVEALNHAVHASCELGFEKLYEQLTAHVAAAGPVPPLLVSGSSGSGRSLLLARWVQLQQEKSSSLLVLYHFVDSLNADPIMMIRRLTAQLMQHVSNPPALTCDPVRLVEEFPRWLEKVSAKSPGGVILVLDSVDRFPQAEVHLKWLLDPLPVDARVIVSVGETTCPQAWRSWPTLNLGCLGTKNIRELLRAELAMLDARVDAESESRILTHCRTLPTSCPLYIMLLARHLASINKTEMTKHLSYQLNSTDSRSLFCRILELLPSQLEIPESKRQFQKVLCYLSASRCGMHENELLELVPGLNTSHLCVVFHYLSLHLILKYQGGLLTFAHQEAQEAVNEFCFQQADSPSLNAIRQDLINFFGSNLQSGLVTTRVSEELPWLLKQEGDKETLHACILNLSVFQHLYARGRCAELISYWQYIGKDQASMAEAYFTAVKTLEDNGQITLPKIADMYEILGRFLKDLGLLNQALPALQRALEVRETAVDPDHPIIAGSLHQLAGLHAQWGKFATAELLYRQALDIFEDAFGSDHHLVAKELDSLAVLYQKQDKHDVADPLKKRALSIKKKIRTPQGSASQHRIDPLQRRALQLEELAMGPDSADLARTLNELGVLYYLQNNIETAESFFKRSLEMRESVLGVDHLDIAQSLNNLAALYNDRKQYDKAEPLYERALKIRTKHSSPDKGGLVVQWLAPVTNTVKVGCPGFSLCLVHAVLSLHVASVYRPGCLAVI, translated from the exons ATGGGTGCTGGCGGTTCTTTCATGCGATCtcaggatgatgatgacatcttGGGGTCGGATCTAGAAGGCAATGGACATGGTGTCATCAAAAGAATTCCCATTGAAATGAAACCCAGGGGCAAGCTGGGACTACGTAGTGTAGGTTCACTGGGGCGCAAACCAAAGGGTGGAAGTCTGCGTTCTGCACTTTCTGTAGACCTGGAGAATCCTGAAGTTGAGAGAATCAAGAAAGACTTTGAAATGTATCGTCTCAACAAAGAGAATGATATAgcaaacatgcagaaaaaagaacagaagctAGAGATGGAAAACAAACGATTAAGGGCAGAACTGTTAGCTCTTCAGAAGACTTGCACACGCATGCGAGCAGAACGAGACGCAGCTCTTGAGGCCGAGCAGGAGGCAGTTGCCAGGGCTGCAGCATTTGAAAGCGACCGGGATAAAGTGCAACGGCAGTTTAAG CTGTTTCGAGAGACAAAGGAGAGTGAGATACAAAATCTTCTTCGAGCCAAGCGAGAGATAGAGAGCCGACTGTCTAAGCTGATGCATGGCCTTGCTGAAGATGCAGACACAGCATCACGGTCTGGGCTGGTGGATCTAG GAAATGCCAACCCAGGTGATTGGTGGACAGTGTTAGAGAGTGAGCCATCCCTTGGCAGTACAGCTCAGCTTCACCAGCCAGCCTTCCTGCGAGGCCCAGAGTTTGTTTCTACGCTGATGGAGATGGAAGGCCCATTCACCAATGTCACCAAAG aGGATTGGTGTGCTGCCCTGGCAAACATGGTGCACATCATTCCCAGCATTCCACAGTACGCCATCAGCAGCACACTGCGCATCTACATTGCTTCAACTAAAGACCTTGCAACAGAAGTGGACCTGCTTTTGAAT GAGCACCTTGTCAAGTTGAGGTCACTGTGCATTAACGAGGGTCGGGATCTGGTGATAGTCTACCTTTCTTGTCCACCCGACAAGTTGTCACCTTGT CAGGAAGATCTAATGCAGAAGATGAGACGTCAGCAGATCGAACTGGCATCTCTGTTTGTGTGCCTTTTGGGAGCCACTAGTCACAG atttttaaattttgaagtaAAACTTGGACATTTGGACAATCCTGGGAAGAAGCCAGCTGTGTTCTGTCTTCTAGACAACAAGAG GGCAAGTCTGTCTGAATGTCAGGAGCTGCGTGTCAAGATCAGGGAAAGCGGGAATGCCAAGATTGTTACTGGTGTTTCACTGGCTGCCAAGACCATGGAGTTGACGGCAAATGAAGTGGAGAAGGTAATCAAAGCT GAGCTTGGTATGGAGGGCCGGGAGGTTAACGGCAGCGATGATGTGGGAATGGCAGAGTACATGGAGGGGGGAGTGGTGTTTGGTGGGGGTGTGTGGGACCCGCATGAGGACTACCAGCAGGTGGAAGCTCTCAATCATGCAGTCCATGCTAGCTGTGAACTTGGATTTGAAAAG CTCTATGAGCAGCTGACCGCCCATGTGGCAGCAGCAGGTCCTGTACCTCCTTTACTGGTCAGTGGCTCTTCGGGATCAGGACGGTCACTTCTTCTAGCTCGATG GGTGCAGTTACAGCAGGAAAAGAGTTCTAGTTTATTAGTGCTGTATCACTTTGTTGACTCGCTCAATGCCGATCCTATTATGATGATACGTCGCCTGACAGCACAG CTGATGCAGCATGTGAGCAATCCTCCTGCCTTGACCTGTGACCCTGTACGTTTGGTTGAAGAATTCCCTCGTTGGCTGGAAAAAGTATCTGCAAAGTCTCCAGGAGGAGTGATCCTTGTACTGGATTCTGTTGACAGGTTTCCT caaGCTGAAGTTCACCTTAAATGGCTGTTGGATCCCCTACCCGTGGATGCACGGGTTATTGTGTCTGTAGGGGAGACAACCTGCCCGCAAGCCTGGCGCTCCTGGCCAACCCTCAACCTGGGTTGTCTTGGTACAAAGAACATTCGTGAGCTGCTACGGGCTGAGCTGGCTATGCTGGATGCCAGAGTAGATGCAGAATCAGAGTCACGAATCCTGACTCACTGCCGGACCCTGCCTACATCGTGCCCTCTCTACATTATGCTTCTGGCCAGACATCTGGCAAG TATCAACAAAACAGAGATGACCAAACACCTATCTTACCAGCTCAACTCTACTGACTCTCGCAGTCTGTTCTGCCGCATTTTGGAACTTCTTCCATCACAGCTAGAGATCCCCGAGTCCAAAAGACAGTTTCAGAag GTACTGTGCTACCTCAGTGCCAGTCGCTGTGGCATGCATGAGAATGAGCTCCTGGAGTTAGTTCCAGGACTGAACACTTCTCACCTTTGTGTGGTTTTCCATTACTTGTCTTTACACCTCATTCTTAAGTACCAAGGGGGTCTACTGACTTTTGCTCACCAAGAG GCTCAGGAAGCTGTGAATGAGTTTTGCTTTCAGCAGGCGGATTCTCCGTCTCTGAATGCAATAAGACAGGACCTAATTAACTTCTTTGGCAGCAATCTGCA ATCAGGTCTTGTGACCACTCGGGTCTCAGAGGAGCTGCCCTGGCTATTAAAACAAGAGGGGGACAAGGAGACTCTCCATGCCTGTATCTTAAATCTCAGTGTATTTCAACATTTGTATGCAAG AGGTCGGTGTGCAGAGCTCATCTCTTACTGGCAGTACATTGGAAAGGACCAGGCCAGCATGGCTGAGGCTTACTTCACTGCTGTGAAGACATTGGAGGATA aTGGACAAATTACTTTACCAAAAATTGCTGACATGTATGAGATATTGGGGCGTTTCCTGAAAGATCTTGGTCTTCTCAACCAG GCCTTGCCTGCACTACAGCGTGCGCTTGAAGTACGTGAGACTGCTGTGGACCCAGACCATCCTATCATTGCAGGCTCACTGCACCAGCTTGCAGGCCTGCATGCCCAGTGGGGTAAGTTTGCCACAGCAGAGCTTCTGTATAGACAGGCGCTGGACATCTTTGAGGATGCTTTTGGATCAGATCATCATTTGGTGGCCAAGGAGCTGGACTCCCTGGCTGTACTGTATCAAAAGCAAGACAA ACATGATGTAGCTGACCCTCTCAAGAAGCGAGCCCTGTCTATCAAGAAGAAGATCAGGACTCCACAAGGATCTGCT AGTCAGCATAGAATTGATCCCCTCCAGAGACGAGCACTTCAGCTGGAAGAATTAGCCATGGGCCCTGACTCGGCTGATTTGGCACGGACCCTTAATGAACTTGGGGTGCTGTATTACCTTCAAAATAATATTGA GACAGCAGAATCATTTTTCAAACGTTCTCTTGAGATGCGGGAGAGTGTGTTGGGTGTGGATCACCTAGACATTGCCCAGTCACTAAACAATCTGGCAGCACTGTACAATGATCGTAAGCAGTATGACAAAGCTGAGCCTCTCTATGAGCGAGCATTAAAGATCCGCACCAAG CACTCCAGCCCTGACAAGGGCGGTCTggtggtgcaatggttagctcctgtcaccaatacagtgaaggttggctgtcccgGGTTCAGCTTATGTCTCGTGCatgctgttctctctctgcacgtggcatctgtttacaggcctggctgccttgccgtgatatag
- the LOC112571013 gene encoding nephrocystin-3-like isoform X1 codes for MGAGGSFMRSQDDDDILGSDLEGNGHGVIKRIPIEMKPRGKLGLRSVGSLGRKPKGGSLRSALSVDLENPEVERIKKDFEMYRLNKENDIANMQKKEQKLEMENKRLRAELLALQKTCTRMRAERDAALEAEQEAVARAAAFESDRDKVQRQFKLFRETKESEIQNLLRAKREIESRLSKLMHGLAEDADTASRSGLVDLGNANPGDWWTVLESEPSLGSTAQLHQPAFLRGPEFVSTLMEMEGPFTNVTKEDWCAALANMVHIIPSIPQYAISSTLRIYIASTKDLATEVDLLLNEHLVKLRSLCINEGRDLVIVYLSCPPDKLSPCQEDLMQKMRRQQIELASLFVCLLGATSHRFLNFEVKLGHLDNPGKKPAVFCLLDNKRASLSECQELRVKIRESGNAKIVTGVSLAAKTMELTANEVEKVIKAELGMEGREVNGSDDVGMAEYMEGGVVFGGGVWDPHEDYQQVEALNHAVHASCELGFEKLYEQLTAHVAAAGPVPPLLVSGSSGSGRSLLLARWVQLQQEKSSSLLVLYHFVDSLNADPIMMIRRLTAQLMQHVSNPPALTCDPVRLVEEFPRWLEKVSAKSPGGVILVLDSVDRFPQAEVHLKWLLDPLPVDARVIVSVGETTCPQAWRSWPTLNLGCLGTKNIRELLRAELAMLDARVDAESESRILTHCRTLPTSCPLYIMLLARHLASINKTEMTKHLSYQLNSTDSRSLFCRILELLPSQLEIPESKRQFQKVLCYLSASRCGMHENELLELVPGLNTSHLCVVFHYLSLHLILKYQGGLLTFAHQEAQEAVNEFCFQQADSPSLNAIRQDLINFFGSNLQSGLVTTRVSEELPWLLKQEGDKETLHACILNLSVFQHLYARGRCAELISYWQYIGKDQASMAEAYFTAVKTLEDNGQITLPKIADMYEILGRFLKDLGLLNQALPALQRALEVRETAVDPDHPIIAGSLHQLAGLHAQWGKFATAELLYRQALDIFEDAFGSDHHLVAKELDSLAVLYQKQDKHDVADPLKKRALSIKKKIRTPQGSASQHRIDPLQRRALQLEELAMGPDSADLARTLNELGVLYYLQNNIETAESFFKRSLEMRESVLGVDHLDIAQSLNNLAALYNDRKQYDKAEPLYERALKIRTKHSSPDSPGVAAIIKHLAMLYKKQGKLDKAEPLYTQAVEIREKAFGQHHPSVATGLVSLAVLYSQQNKHADAEPLYERALKIYEDSFGPNHPRVAETLRNLAVLKYEQKDYETAARYYKRATDIKEQEAAYAPKGLSRRSSSGDTNSTVKNLMHV; via the exons ATGGGTGCTGGCGGTTCTTTCATGCGATCtcaggatgatgatgacatcttGGGGTCGGATCTAGAAGGCAATGGACATGGTGTCATCAAAAGAATTCCCATTGAAATGAAACCCAGGGGCAAGCTGGGACTACGTAGTGTAGGTTCACTGGGGCGCAAACCAAAGGGTGGAAGTCTGCGTTCTGCACTTTCTGTAGACCTGGAGAATCCTGAAGTTGAGAGAATCAAGAAAGACTTTGAAATGTATCGTCTCAACAAAGAGAATGATATAgcaaacatgcagaaaaaagaacagaagctAGAGATGGAAAACAAACGATTAAGGGCAGAACTGTTAGCTCTTCAGAAGACTTGCACACGCATGCGAGCAGAACGAGACGCAGCTCTTGAGGCCGAGCAGGAGGCAGTTGCCAGGGCTGCAGCATTTGAAAGCGACCGGGATAAAGTGCAACGGCAGTTTAAG CTGTTTCGAGAGACAAAGGAGAGTGAGATACAAAATCTTCTTCGAGCCAAGCGAGAGATAGAGAGCCGACTGTCTAAGCTGATGCATGGCCTTGCTGAAGATGCAGACACAGCATCACGGTCTGGGCTGGTGGATCTAG GAAATGCCAACCCAGGTGATTGGTGGACAGTGTTAGAGAGTGAGCCATCCCTTGGCAGTACAGCTCAGCTTCACCAGCCAGCCTTCCTGCGAGGCCCAGAGTTTGTTTCTACGCTGATGGAGATGGAAGGCCCATTCACCAATGTCACCAAAG aGGATTGGTGTGCTGCCCTGGCAAACATGGTGCACATCATTCCCAGCATTCCACAGTACGCCATCAGCAGCACACTGCGCATCTACATTGCTTCAACTAAAGACCTTGCAACAGAAGTGGACCTGCTTTTGAAT GAGCACCTTGTCAAGTTGAGGTCACTGTGCATTAACGAGGGTCGGGATCTGGTGATAGTCTACCTTTCTTGTCCACCCGACAAGTTGTCACCTTGT CAGGAAGATCTAATGCAGAAGATGAGACGTCAGCAGATCGAACTGGCATCTCTGTTTGTGTGCCTTTTGGGAGCCACTAGTCACAG atttttaaattttgaagtaAAACTTGGACATTTGGACAATCCTGGGAAGAAGCCAGCTGTGTTCTGTCTTCTAGACAACAAGAG GGCAAGTCTGTCTGAATGTCAGGAGCTGCGTGTCAAGATCAGGGAAAGCGGGAATGCCAAGATTGTTACTGGTGTTTCACTGGCTGCCAAGACCATGGAGTTGACGGCAAATGAAGTGGAGAAGGTAATCAAAGCT GAGCTTGGTATGGAGGGCCGGGAGGTTAACGGCAGCGATGATGTGGGAATGGCAGAGTACATGGAGGGGGGAGTGGTGTTTGGTGGGGGTGTGTGGGACCCGCATGAGGACTACCAGCAGGTGGAAGCTCTCAATCATGCAGTCCATGCTAGCTGTGAACTTGGATTTGAAAAG CTCTATGAGCAGCTGACCGCCCATGTGGCAGCAGCAGGTCCTGTACCTCCTTTACTGGTCAGTGGCTCTTCGGGATCAGGACGGTCACTTCTTCTAGCTCGATG GGTGCAGTTACAGCAGGAAAAGAGTTCTAGTTTATTAGTGCTGTATCACTTTGTTGACTCGCTCAATGCCGATCCTATTATGATGATACGTCGCCTGACAGCACAG CTGATGCAGCATGTGAGCAATCCTCCTGCCTTGACCTGTGACCCTGTACGTTTGGTTGAAGAATTCCCTCGTTGGCTGGAAAAAGTATCTGCAAAGTCTCCAGGAGGAGTGATCCTTGTACTGGATTCTGTTGACAGGTTTCCT caaGCTGAAGTTCACCTTAAATGGCTGTTGGATCCCCTACCCGTGGATGCACGGGTTATTGTGTCTGTAGGGGAGACAACCTGCCCGCAAGCCTGGCGCTCCTGGCCAACCCTCAACCTGGGTTGTCTTGGTACAAAGAACATTCGTGAGCTGCTACGGGCTGAGCTGGCTATGCTGGATGCCAGAGTAGATGCAGAATCAGAGTCACGAATCCTGACTCACTGCCGGACCCTGCCTACATCGTGCCCTCTCTACATTATGCTTCTGGCCAGACATCTGGCAAG TATCAACAAAACAGAGATGACCAAACACCTATCTTACCAGCTCAACTCTACTGACTCTCGCAGTCTGTTCTGCCGCATTTTGGAACTTCTTCCATCACAGCTAGAGATCCCCGAGTCCAAAAGACAGTTTCAGAag GTACTGTGCTACCTCAGTGCCAGTCGCTGTGGCATGCATGAGAATGAGCTCCTGGAGTTAGTTCCAGGACTGAACACTTCTCACCTTTGTGTGGTTTTCCATTACTTGTCTTTACACCTCATTCTTAAGTACCAAGGGGGTCTACTGACTTTTGCTCACCAAGAG GCTCAGGAAGCTGTGAATGAGTTTTGCTTTCAGCAGGCGGATTCTCCGTCTCTGAATGCAATAAGACAGGACCTAATTAACTTCTTTGGCAGCAATCTGCA ATCAGGTCTTGTGACCACTCGGGTCTCAGAGGAGCTGCCCTGGCTATTAAAACAAGAGGGGGACAAGGAGACTCTCCATGCCTGTATCTTAAATCTCAGTGTATTTCAACATTTGTATGCAAG AGGTCGGTGTGCAGAGCTCATCTCTTACTGGCAGTACATTGGAAAGGACCAGGCCAGCATGGCTGAGGCTTACTTCACTGCTGTGAAGACATTGGAGGATA aTGGACAAATTACTTTACCAAAAATTGCTGACATGTATGAGATATTGGGGCGTTTCCTGAAAGATCTTGGTCTTCTCAACCAG GCCTTGCCTGCACTACAGCGTGCGCTTGAAGTACGTGAGACTGCTGTGGACCCAGACCATCCTATCATTGCAGGCTCACTGCACCAGCTTGCAGGCCTGCATGCCCAGTGGGGTAAGTTTGCCACAGCAGAGCTTCTGTATAGACAGGCGCTGGACATCTTTGAGGATGCTTTTGGATCAGATCATCATTTGGTGGCCAAGGAGCTGGACTCCCTGGCTGTACTGTATCAAAAGCAAGACAA ACATGATGTAGCTGACCCTCTCAAGAAGCGAGCCCTGTCTATCAAGAAGAAGATCAGGACTCCACAAGGATCTGCT AGTCAGCATAGAATTGATCCCCTCCAGAGACGAGCACTTCAGCTGGAAGAATTAGCCATGGGCCCTGACTCGGCTGATTTGGCACGGACCCTTAATGAACTTGGGGTGCTGTATTACCTTCAAAATAATATTGA GACAGCAGAATCATTTTTCAAACGTTCTCTTGAGATGCGGGAGAGTGTGTTGGGTGTGGATCACCTAGACATTGCCCAGTCACTAAACAATCTGGCAGCACTGTACAATGATCGTAAGCAGTATGACAAAGCTGAGCCTCTCTATGAGCGAGCATTAAAGATCCGCACCAAG CACTCCAGCCCGGACAGCCCTGGTGTGGCAGCCATCATTAAACATCTGGCAATGTTGTACAAGAAGCag GGCAAACTGGACAAGGCTGAACCACTCTACACTCAGGCTGTGGAAATCAGAGAAAAAGCATTTGGCCAACATCATCCATCAGTAGCTACAGGCCTGGTCAGCCTGGCTGTCCTATATTCTCAACAA AACAAGCATGCAGATGCAGAGCCACTTTATGAAAGAGCACTGAAAATATATGAAGACAGCTTTGGACCAAATCACCCACGTGTGGCTGAAACTCTTCGTAATTTAGCTGTCTTGAAATATGAACAG AAAGATTATGAGACAGCAGCACGCTACTACAAACGTGCAACGGACATCAAAGAGCAAGAGGCAGCCTATGCACCCAAGGGCTTGTCACGAAGAAGTTCCAGTGGCGACACTAACTCCACTgttaaaaatttaatgcatgtgtaa